In one Mucilaginibacter sp. PAMB04168 genomic region, the following are encoded:
- a CDS encoding putative DNA modification/repair radical SAM protein — protein MDEKRIIEKLNILADAAKYDVSCASSGSKRKNENKGLGNASNGICHTYTEDGRCVSLLKILLTNHCIFDCAYCVSRSSNDIKRAAFTVQEVVDLTINFYRRNYIEGLFLSSGIFKDADFTMERLVRVAKKLRTEHKFNGYIHLKSIPGASDELMREAGLYADRLSVNLEMPTEEGLKLLAPEKNRQDMIQPMGFLKNEIILRTEEKTLFKKAPIFAPAGQSTQVIVGATPETDHQVLHTANHFYKNFNLKRVYYSGYVPVISDKRLPDLHTSVPMVRENRLYQADWLMRFYGFQVNEIVNGQNPHLDLDIDPKLSWGLRNLHVFPIDINKADLQLILRVPGIGLQSAHKIVSARLFGRLNWDQLKKIGVALNRAKYFITCHSPQFEKRDLTGTAIKQYILSQSQSKYLKNSVTQLNLF, from the coding sequence ATGGATGAGAAACGTATAATTGAAAAGCTGAATATTTTAGCGGATGCTGCCAAATATGATGTATCGTGTGCGTCGAGCGGTAGCAAGCGTAAAAACGAAAACAAAGGATTAGGTAATGCCAGTAACGGCATTTGCCATACGTATACAGAAGATGGACGCTGTGTATCGCTTCTTAAAATATTACTTACCAATCACTGTATTTTTGATTGTGCTTATTGCGTTTCACGTAGCAGCAACGACATAAAACGTGCTGCGTTTACTGTGCAAGAAGTAGTTGATTTAACTATAAATTTTTACCGCCGCAATTATATCGAAGGCTTGTTCCTTAGCTCCGGTATTTTCAAAGACGCCGACTTTACCATGGAACGTTTGGTACGCGTTGCTAAAAAGCTGCGAACCGAACACAAGTTTAACGGCTACATTCATCTTAAATCAATTCCGGGAGCAAGTGACGAATTAATGCGAGAGGCGGGCTTGTATGCCGATCGGTTAAGCGTTAATTTAGAAATGCCTACAGAAGAGGGTTTAAAGCTTTTAGCGCCCGAAAAGAACCGCCAGGATATGATTCAACCTATGGGATTTCTCAAAAACGAAATCATTCTTCGGACGGAAGAAAAGACTTTGTTTAAGAAAGCACCCATTTTTGCACCGGCCGGCCAAAGCACCCAGGTTATTGTGGGTGCTACGCCCGAAACTGATCATCAGGTTTTGCATACGGCCAATCATTTTTACAAAAATTTCAATTTAAAACGAGTTTATTACTCAGGATATGTACCTGTAATAAGTGATAAACGCCTGCCCGACCTGCACACTAGCGTACCTATGGTGCGCGAAAACCGCCTTTATCAGGCCGATTGGCTAATGCGATTCTATGGCTTCCAGGTAAATGAAATTGTAAATGGGCAAAATCCACATCTCGATCTCGACATCGACCCAAAGCTAAGCTGGGGATTACGCAACTTGCACGTTTTTCCAATTGATATTAATAAAGCCGACTTGCAATTGATATTACGGGTACCTGGTATAGGGTTACAGTCGGCACATAAAATTGTTAGCGCAAGGCTGTTCGGTAGGTTAAATTGGGACCAATTAAAGAAGATAGGCGTGGCATTGAACCGGGCAAAGTATTTTATTACTTGCCACAGTCCGCAGTTTGAAAAGCGTGATTTAACTGGAACTGCCATTAAGCAGTACATCCTGTCTCAGTCGCAAAGTAAGTATTTAAAAAATTCGGTTACTCAGCTTAACTTGTTTTAA
- a CDS encoding organic hydroperoxide resistance protein, protein MEKVYTAVVTAKGGRDGHIKSSDGIIDLDLKKPVEMGGEGGSFTNPEQLFAGAYGACYLGALGSVAKKDNIDVSEATAEVHVSFNKDDNAYVLSAELHVHIPGMSLDETQQLADKAHRACPYSKAVRGNIEVKVIAV, encoded by the coding sequence ATGGAAAAAGTGTATACAGCTGTTGTTACAGCTAAAGGCGGCCGTGATGGTCATATCAAATCGTCTGACGGCATTATTGACCTGGACTTGAAAAAACCGGTAGAAATGGGTGGTGAAGGCGGCAGTTTTACCAATCCAGAGCAATTATTTGCCGGTGCTTATGGCGCTTGTTATCTGGGCGCTTTAGGCAGCGTGGCCAAAAAAGATAACATTGATGTAAGCGAGGCAACGGCTGAGGTACACGTAAGCTTTAATAAGGACGATAACGCCTATGTGCTTTCGGCCGAATTGCATGTACACATTCCGGGTATGAGCCTGGACGAAACACAGCAACTGGCGGATAAAGCTCATCGTGCCTGTCCTTATTCGAAAGCTGTGCGGGGAAATATTGAGGTGAAGGTCATAGCAGTATAA
- the bioB gene encoding biotin synthase BioB — protein MTEIRHDWTKEEISEIYHTPLLDLIYRAATVHRENKDYAEVQISSLISVKTGGCPEDCAYCPQAARFQTGVNVHAILPKYEVVAAAQKAKAGGASRLCMGAAWREVRDNRDFDKVIEMVQAVNELDMEVCCTLGMLTESQAQRLADAGLYAYNHNLDTSEEDYKRIITTRTYDDRLKTIENVRKAKISVCSGGIIGLGETVEDRISMLKTLSNMPKHPESVPVNALVPVQGTPLAEQPRVSVWDMVRMIATARIIMPRTVVRLSAGRTEMSTVEQALCFMAGASSIFAGEKLLTTPNPSFDEDMAMFELLGLTPRKAFKNGRPNQLPITESAEVAVS, from the coding sequence ATGACTGAAATAAGACACGACTGGACCAAAGAAGAAATTTCTGAAATATACCATACGCCATTACTGGACTTGATCTACCGGGCGGCAACCGTTCACCGCGAAAATAAAGACTACGCTGAAGTGCAGATCAGCTCGCTGATTTCTGTTAAAACCGGTGGATGCCCTGAAGATTGTGCTTATTGCCCGCAAGCTGCACGTTTTCAAACCGGCGTTAATGTGCATGCCATTTTACCTAAATATGAAGTCGTAGCTGCTGCTCAAAAAGCTAAAGCAGGCGGCGCATCTCGTTTGTGCATGGGTGCCGCATGGCGCGAAGTACGTGATAACCGCGATTTTGATAAAGTGATTGAAATGGTACAAGCCGTTAATGAACTGGATATGGAAGTGTGCTGCACTTTAGGCATGCTTACAGAAAGTCAGGCTCAACGGCTTGCCGATGCAGGTTTATACGCTTATAACCACAACCTCGACACATCTGAAGAGGATTATAAGCGCATTATCACTACTCGTACTTATGACGACCGTTTAAAAACCATTGAAAACGTTAGGAAAGCTAAAATCTCAGTTTGCAGTGGTGGTATCATCGGCTTGGGTGAAACGGTCGAAGATCGGATTTCCATGCTAAAGACCTTGTCTAATATGCCAAAGCATCCCGAGTCGGTGCCTGTAAACGCCCTTGTACCAGTTCAAGGCACCCCATTGGCCGAGCAGCCGAGGGTTTCTGTTTGGGATATGGTGCGCATGATTGCAACCGCCCGCATTATTATGCCGCGCACGGTAGTGCGATTATCTGCAGGCCGTACCGAAATGAGCACTGTTGAACAAGCCTTATGCTTTATGGCAGGTGCTAGTTCTATTTTTGCTGGTGAAAAACTTTTAACTACGCCTAACCCGTCATTTGATGAGGATATGGCCATGTTTGAATTACTGGGTTTGACTCCACGTAAAGCATTTAAAAACGGCAGACCAAACCAGTTGCCTATTACTGAAAGCGCTGAAGTTGCCGTGTCTTAA